One part of the Populus alba chromosome 18, ASM523922v2, whole genome shotgun sequence genome encodes these proteins:
- the LOC118040186 gene encoding 3-hydroxyisobutyryl-CoA hydrolase 1 translates to MAIRHCFDKDVDQVLFEGNSCVKKVILNRPHKLNSLTYHMTCQMIKELKAYEVDPKVKIVILKGNGKAFCAGGDVLASYTCMVAGHWSYGTNFYKKQIMLDYLVATYGKPVVAIIDGIVMGGGAGLSLQGTFRIVTENTVFAMPETAIGHFTDVGSSYFLSRLPGFFGEYLGLTGAKIRGAEMVECGLATHFMLAKDVRLLETALDEVTSTDTKTISEIISKFMHKPNVKQLGAFSRLEIINKCFSRTTVEEILSSLESEAETKSEKWILDAINWMKSACPTSLKISLRSIREGRKQGLERCLIQECTIVCHILRRTVSNDFYEGIRAILLDKDKNPKWEPSKLELVTDEMVGRYFSRVDEDDMEPLQLPTRSNLVDTMRPKL, encoded by the exons ATGGCTATCCGTCACTGCTTCGACAAAGATGTTGACCAG GTGCTGTTCGAAGGAAATTCATGTGTGAAGAAGGTGATACTGAACAGACCACACAAGTTAAACAGCCTCACCTATCACATG ACCTGTCAGATGATCAAGGAGTTGAAAGCTTACGAGGTTGATCCTAAAGTCAAAATTGTGATATTGAAG GGAAACGGAAAGGCATTTTGTGCTGGTGGTGATGTCTTGGCATCATATACTTGTATGGTTGCAG GGCACTGGAGCTATGGGacaaatttttacaagaaacaAATCATGTTGGACTACTTGGTTGCAACATATGGAAAGCCTGTG GTTGCAATTATTGATGGGATCGTGATGGGAGGTGGCGCTGGGCTATCCCTGCAGGGAACTTTCAGGATTGTCACTGAAAACACT GTGTTCGCTATGCCAGAGACCGCAATAGGACATTTTACTGATGTTGGGTCATCATATTTCCTTTCCAGGCTCCCTGGATTTTTTG GTGAATATTTGGGACTTACTGGAGCTAAGATTAGAGGAGCAGAAATGGTTGAATGTGGCCTTGCGACTCATTTTATGCTCGCAAAG GATGTCCGTTTGTTGGAAACTGCACTAGATGAAGTAACTTCTACTGATACGAAAACAATTTCTGAGATCATCAGCAAATTTATGCACAAACCAAATGTTAAACAGCTTGGTGCTTTTAGCAG ACTGGAGATCATCAACAAATGTTTCTCGAGAACAACAGTTGAAGAAATACTGTCATCACTG GAGAGTGAGGCAGAAACTAAATCAGAAAAGTGGATTCTTGATGCAATCAACTGGATGAAGTCAGCCTGTCCAACCAGCCTCAAAATTTCCCTTAGATCG ATTAGAGAGGGTCGCAAGCAAGGACTTGAGCGATGCCTCATCCAGGAATGTACTATTGTTTGCCACATTTTGAGAAGAACAGTTAGCAATGATTTTTATGAG GGAATTAGGGCCATCTTACTGGACAAAGACAAGAATCCCAAG TGGGAGCCTTCAAAGTTAGAGCTAGTGACCGATGAAATGGTGGGCCGGTATTTCTCCAGAGTCGATGAAGATGACATGGAACCTCTTCAACTTCCTACCAGATCCAACTTAGTTGATACCATGAGGCCAAAACTTTGA